From one Streptomyces mobaraensis genomic stretch:
- a CDS encoding type I polyketide synthase, with protein sequence MVQTTVIGVSPFGEADPRLVAAVRRAGGLGVLDLGDGGRHAREALALVRRWTGGDFGVRVAEGCALSPDELRDRHAPGPHTVLLAPGARPPVGWGPGVTVLAEAGSRAEARAAVRAGAAGIVARGSECGGPAGDLSTYVLLQQLLADPESDVPVWACGGVGPNTAAAAVLAGAAGVVLDVQLALLAEAATPPALARLLRTADGTGTVHADGRRLLDRERPGLPAELRERPVPLGQDAFLARRFARDHRTVGDAVRAVREGVEQAFRAPGAADALRPGSAMCRSLGTELPVAQGPMTRVSDQARFAAAVAESGGLPFLALALSGPERTRSLLEETRDVLAGRPWGVGILGFAPDEVRRAQLDAVRELRPTHAVLAGGRPAQAAALEAHGVRTFLQTPTPGLLGQFLDAGARRFVFEGAECGGHVGPSNSFPLWEAQLDVLERFLDDRHRREPDEPPGIEVLFAGGIHDERSAAMVAALSAGLTRRGAAVGVLMGTAYLFTREAVECGAVRPGFQHTVLAAESTVLLDTAPGHVTRCVPSPFTDTYRRRQEELRRQGVRGREAWERLERLNLGRLRIAAKGVERVADELRPVDEERQLDEGMFMAGEVAVLRDATTTVAALHRAVTDRAAAFYERRAAPAAGVAPSRTTPAPAPPLDVAIVGMAGMFPGAPDLSAFWAQVLAGTDAVTEVPESRWDPALHHGPEAPAHDTSASRWGGFLPGIPFDPLRFGIPPASLASVEPVQLLALEAARRALADAGYERRDFPRARTAVIFGAEAGSDLSNATALRTVLPSYLGGPLPEDLAEQLPVLTEDSFPGMLANVISGRIANRLDLGGANYTVDAACASSLAALDAACKELTTGTADLVLCGGADLHNGINDYVLFSSVHALSPTGRCRTFDAEADGIALGEGIACVVLKRLADARRDGDRIYAVVKGVGSSSDGRSRGLTAPRPEGQRTALERAYAQARIAPAQVGLVEAHGTGTVVGDRTELDVLTEVFRESGAEPGGCVIGSVKSQIGHTKCAAGLAGLIKTALALYTGVRPPTLHVRRPNPAWRPENSPFVFHRRALPWAVPPGERVGGVSAFGFGGTNFHVVLRGCEDDAPPRQAADAWPAELFLFRGEAAIEELLRLAGMGSEAGWEAGADGSGAARWRPWRLRDLARAAARRAADPAAGPVTAAVVAADLAELPGLLRAALAGRAAPGVFTAGEEREALASAAGGNAFMPGADGDGRASGGECDALTPGAEGNGRAPEAECNTLTPRAEACTPKPTAGRPAGKLAFLFPGQGSQRPGMLADLFTAFPETHERLRRAPVAAMFPPAAFDPAERDAQRARLADTRRAQPALGATCLAVHDVLSTLGVRPDMAAGHSYGELVALCVADAFPAADLPELSELRAEAMLSAAGGEPGAMAAVTAGADAVEAVLAGAGLLGDVVVAGRNSPSQTTISGPSLAVRRGTAALEDAGFGVRPLDVACAFHSPMMAGAAETFAEALASRPLRAPEIPVWSGLTATRHPADPAELRSRLAGQITAPVRFAEQIEAMYEAGARVFVEAGPGTVLTGLVRATLGDRPHLAVPFEPHPEAGLRGHLETLARLAVSGGVHIDAEALFAGRDAVEAEPGRTPERPGWIVDGHLVRTADGGPVPGGMRPARRIAPPAPAPGGAGAHGAGGADRAVLLQDFLRGGRELIAAQRDVLLTYFGGTEAVPPQAPAEPLPGLLPEPAAVPAARTAAEAAALPAEDAEPDLLATVLSVISERTGYPVEMLDPGLDLEADLSVDSIKRTEIAGELARRLAGTGARIPDDADLEALTRARTAESIVAWMGAHTGGPAAETLAPGPGQDQEPDGTAAPEPAGVAPRRYVPCRVALDDTPPPDEPPDLRGIRVLVLGGGDATARALLARLGEMGAHATRSDDAPGPLGAVILLDGSAGEGAGPVLPGAFPLLKELLGRGPRHLLCVRWAEDGDRADGLGGFLRTAAREYPDTVARLVTLPGGPDTGGTAAAIVAELLAPDREPVVVRTDDGRRFGTEPREAPLGPLLTDDASTAERAATALGLGPQSVLLFAGGARGIAARVAVALAAAARCRIELLGRTALSDAPEPPGIAGVTGRAALRTALAGLDGLRPAEIDRQAGLVLARREIEATLAAIRTSGGAAGYRSVDLRDAEAVEQTVKEIHARHGRVDGLVHAAGVIEDRLIADKDPASFTRVHDTKAESARTLFAALRRLPEPPCFTVLFGSVAAVHGNRGQADYAAANDALAAQGRAWHRATGARTVTVHWGPWAPDGSHGGMVGPELAREYARRGIGLIDPREGTLALLRELTWGDDATCEVVHAAPGW encoded by the coding sequence GTGGTGCAGACAACCGTGATCGGTGTCAGTCCTTTCGGGGAGGCCGACCCGCGACTCGTCGCGGCCGTCCGCAGAGCCGGCGGACTCGGCGTCCTCGACCTCGGCGACGGGGGCAGGCACGCCCGCGAAGCCCTCGCGCTCGTTCGTCGTTGGACCGGCGGCGATTTCGGCGTACGCGTCGCGGAGGGCTGCGCGCTCTCCCCGGACGAACTCCGCGACCGGCACGCCCCGGGACCGCACACCGTCCTCCTCGCCCCCGGCGCCCGCCCGCCCGTGGGCTGGGGTCCCGGCGTCACCGTCCTGGCCGAGGCCGGCTCCCGCGCCGAAGCCCGGGCAGCGGTACGGGCGGGGGCGGCCGGCATCGTCGCGCGCGGCAGCGAGTGCGGGGGGCCGGCCGGTGACCTGTCCACCTACGTGCTGCTGCAACAGCTGCTCGCCGACCCCGAGTCGGACGTCCCCGTCTGGGCGTGCGGCGGCGTCGGGCCCAACACCGCCGCGGCGGCCGTGCTCGCCGGCGCCGCCGGCGTCGTCCTCGACGTACAGCTCGCGCTGCTGGCGGAAGCGGCCACCCCGCCCGCGCTCGCCCGCCTGCTGCGCACGGCGGACGGCACCGGCACGGTCCACGCCGACGGGCGGCGCCTGCTGGACCGGGAACGGCCGGGCCTCCCCGCAGAGCTACGGGAACGCCCCGTCCCGCTCGGGCAGGACGCCTTCCTCGCCCGCCGTTTCGCCCGGGACCACCGCACGGTGGGCGACGCGGTACGGGCCGTCCGCGAGGGCGTCGAGCAGGCCTTCCGGGCCCCCGGCGCCGCCGACGCGCTCCGTCCGGGATCCGCCATGTGCCGCTCGCTCGGCACCGAACTACCCGTAGCCCAGGGGCCGATGACGCGGGTCAGCGACCAGGCGCGCTTCGCCGCGGCCGTCGCGGAGAGCGGTGGACTCCCGTTCCTCGCGCTGGCCCTCTCCGGCCCCGAGCGGACGAGGTCCCTCCTGGAGGAGACCAGGGACGTGCTCGCCGGGCGGCCCTGGGGCGTCGGCATCCTGGGCTTCGCGCCGGACGAGGTGCGCCGCGCCCAGCTCGACGCCGTCCGCGAACTCCGGCCCACCCACGCCGTCCTCGCCGGCGGCCGCCCCGCCCAGGCCGCCGCCCTGGAAGCCCACGGCGTCCGAACGTTCCTGCAGACCCCGACGCCCGGGCTGCTCGGGCAGTTCCTCGACGCGGGGGCCCGGCGCTTCGTCTTCGAGGGCGCCGAGTGCGGCGGCCACGTCGGCCCCAGCAATTCCTTCCCGCTCTGGGAGGCCCAACTCGACGTCCTCGAACGGTTCCTCGACGACCGCCACCGGCGGGAGCCGGACGAACCACCGGGAATCGAGGTGTTGTTCGCCGGCGGGATCCACGACGAGCGCTCGGCGGCCATGGTCGCGGCCTTGTCCGCCGGGCTCACCCGGCGCGGTGCCGCCGTCGGCGTCCTGATGGGCACCGCGTACCTCTTCACCCGCGAGGCGGTGGAGTGCGGCGCGGTCCGGCCGGGTTTCCAGCACACCGTGCTCGCCGCGGAGAGCACCGTCCTGCTGGACACCGCCCCCGGACACGTCACCCGCTGCGTACCCAGCCCGTTCACCGACACCTACCGCAGGCGCCAGGAGGAGCTGCGCCGGCAGGGCGTTCGCGGGCGAGAGGCGTGGGAGCGGCTGGAACGGCTCAACCTGGGACGGCTGCGCATCGCCGCCAAGGGGGTCGAGCGCGTGGCCGACGAACTTCGCCCGGTGGACGAGGAACGGCAGCTCGACGAGGGCATGTTCATGGCCGGGGAGGTCGCGGTGCTCCGCGACGCCACCACGACCGTGGCCGCACTGCACCGCGCCGTGACGGACCGGGCGGCCGCCTTCTACGAGCGGCGCGCCGCACCGGCGGCCGGCGTCGCGCCCTCCCGCACCACCCCGGCCCCCGCGCCGCCGCTCGACGTCGCGATCGTCGGCATGGCCGGCATGTTCCCCGGAGCCCCCGACCTGTCCGCCTTCTGGGCCCAGGTGCTCGCCGGCACGGACGCGGTGACCGAAGTGCCCGAGAGCCGCTGGGACCCGGCCCTCCACCACGGCCCGGAAGCGCCCGCGCACGACACCTCGGCCTCCCGGTGGGGCGGCTTCCTGCCGGGCATCCCCTTCGACCCACTGCGCTTCGGCATCCCGCCGGCCTCACTCGCGTCCGTCGAGCCCGTGCAGCTGCTCGCCTTGGAGGCGGCCCGGCGCGCCCTCGCCGACGCGGGTTACGAGCGGCGCGACTTCCCGCGCGCACGCACCGCGGTGATCTTCGGGGCCGAGGCGGGCAGCGACCTCTCGAACGCGACCGCGCTGCGCACCGTCCTGCCCTCCTACCTGGGCGGGCCGCTCCCTGAGGACCTGGCGGAGCAGCTGCCCGTCCTCACCGAGGACTCCTTCCCCGGGATGCTCGCGAACGTCATCTCCGGCCGGATCGCCAACCGCCTGGACCTCGGCGGGGCCAACTACACCGTGGATGCCGCCTGCGCCTCCTCGCTGGCCGCCCTCGACGCCGCCTGCAAGGAGCTGACGACGGGCACGGCGGACCTCGTCCTGTGCGGCGGCGCCGACCTGCACAACGGCATCAACGACTACGTCCTCTTCTCGTCCGTGCACGCGCTGTCCCCCACCGGTCGCTGCAGGACCTTCGACGCCGAAGCGGACGGCATCGCCCTGGGCGAGGGCATCGCCTGCGTGGTGCTCAAACGGCTGGCCGACGCGCGGCGCGACGGCGACCGGATCTACGCCGTCGTCAAGGGCGTCGGTTCCTCCAGCGACGGACGCTCCCGCGGCCTGACCGCGCCACGGCCGGAGGGCCAGCGCACGGCGCTGGAGCGGGCCTACGCCCAGGCCCGGATCGCACCGGCGCAGGTCGGCCTGGTCGAGGCGCACGGCACGGGCACGGTGGTCGGCGACCGTACCGAACTCGACGTGCTCACCGAGGTGTTCCGGGAATCCGGGGCCGAACCGGGCGGGTGTGTGATCGGTTCGGTGAAGTCGCAGATCGGCCACACCAAGTGCGCGGCCGGCCTCGCCGGCCTGATCAAGACGGCCCTGGCGCTGTACACCGGGGTGCGCCCGCCGACCCTGCACGTCCGGCGGCCCAACCCGGCGTGGCGTCCGGAGAACAGCCCGTTCGTCTTCCACCGACGGGCCCTGCCGTGGGCCGTGCCGCCCGGCGAACGGGTGGGCGGTGTGAGCGCCTTCGGCTTCGGCGGGACCAACTTCCATGTGGTGCTGCGCGGTTGCGAAGACGACGCGCCCCCGCGCCAGGCCGCCGACGCCTGGCCGGCCGAGCTCTTCCTGTTCCGCGGCGAGGCGGCGATCGAGGAGCTGCTGCGGCTGGCGGGGATGGGGTCGGAGGCGGGGTGGGAGGCCGGCGCGGACGGATCGGGCGCGGCTCGTTGGCGGCCCTGGCGCCTTCGCGACCTGGCGCGCGCGGCGGCGCGCCGGGCCGCGGACCCGGCCGCCGGGCCGGTCACCGCGGCCGTGGTCGCCGCCGACCTCGCCGAACTCCCCGGCCTGCTCAGGGCCGCGCTGGCGGGCCGCGCGGCGCCGGGCGTCTTCACCGCCGGGGAGGAGCGCGAAGCGCTCGCGTCCGCGGCCGGGGGAAACGCTTTCATGCCGGGGGCCGATGGGGACGGCCGTGCTTCCGGGGGCGAGTGCGACGCCCTCACTCCCGGTGCCGAAGGGAACGGACGCGCACCCGAGGCCGAGTGCAACACCCTCACCCCCCGGGCCGAGGCGTGCACCCCCAAGCCCACCGCCGGACGTCCGGCCGGCAAGCTCGCCTTCCTCTTCCCGGGCCAGGGCAGCCAGCGGCCCGGCATGCTGGCCGACTTGTTCACGGCCTTCCCGGAGACGCACGAGCGCCTGCGCCGCGCCCCGGTCGCCGCGATGTTCCCGCCGGCCGCGTTCGACCCGGCCGAGCGGGACGCGCAGCGGGCCCGGCTCGCCGACACCCGGCGGGCCCAGCCCGCCCTCGGCGCCACCTGCCTGGCCGTCCACGACGTGCTGTCGACGCTCGGCGTCCGGCCCGACATGGCGGCCGGCCACTCCTACGGGGAACTCGTGGCGCTCTGCGTGGCCGACGCGTTCCCCGCCGCCGACCTGCCGGAGCTGAGCGAGCTGCGCGCCGAGGCGATGCTGAGCGCGGCCGGGGGCGAGCCGGGCGCCATGGCCGCCGTCACGGCGGGGGCGGACGCGGTCGAAGCCGTACTGGCCGGGGCCGGGCTCCTCGGCGACGTGGTGGTCGCGGGCCGCAACTCCCCGTCCCAGACGACGATTTCGGGCCCCAGCCTGGCGGTGCGCCGGGGAACGGCGGCACTGGAGGACGCCGGATTCGGCGTGCGGCCGCTCGACGTGGCGTGCGCCTTCCACAGCCCGATGATGGCCGGCGCGGCGGAGACCTTCGCCGAAGCGCTCGCCTCCCGCCCGCTGCGGGCACCGGAGATCCCGGTGTGGTCCGGGCTGACGGCCACCCGTCACCCGGCCGACCCCGCGGAGCTGCGGTCCCGCCTCGCCGGGCAGATCACGGCGCCGGTGCGCTTCGCCGAGCAGATCGAGGCGATGTACGAGGCCGGGGCCCGGGTCTTCGTCGAGGCCGGCCCGGGCACCGTCCTCACCGGCCTGGTGCGTGCCACCCTCGGCGACCGGCCGCACCTCGCCGTCCCCTTCGAGCCGCACCCCGAGGCCGGGCTGCGCGGCCACCTGGAGACGCTGGCCCGGCTGGCGGTCTCAGGAGGCGTGCACATCGACGCGGAAGCGCTGTTCGCGGGCCGGGACGCGGTGGAGGCCGAGCCCGGGCGGACGCCGGAGCGCCCCGGCTGGATCGTGGACGGGCACCTGGTCCGCACCGCGGACGGCGGGCCGGTCCCCGGAGGGATGCGGCCGGCCCGGCGGATCGCACCGCCGGCACCGGCCCCGGGCGGTGCCGGCGCGCACGGGGCCGGAGGTGCCGACCGCGCGGTCCTTCTCCAGGACTTCCTGCGGGGCGGCCGGGAGCTGATCGCGGCACAGCGCGACGTCCTGCTGACGTACTTCGGCGGGACGGAGGCCGTCCCGCCGCAGGCTCCGGCGGAGCCGCTGCCGGGACTGCTGCCGGAGCCGGCCGCCGTCCCCGCGGCGAGAACGGCGGCCGAGGCGGCGGCCCTCCCGGCCGAGGACGCCGAGCCCGACCTGCTGGCCACGGTGCTGTCGGTCATCAGCGAACGGACCGGCTACCCCGTGGAGATGCTCGACCCCGGGCTCGACCTCGAAGCCGACCTGAGCGTGGACTCCATCAAGCGGACGGAGATCGCGGGCGAACTGGCGAGACGGCTGGCCGGCACGGGGGCGCGGATCCCGGACGACGCGGACCTGGAGGCCCTGACCCGGGCCCGGACCGCGGAGTCGATCGTCGCGTGGATGGGCGCGCACACGGGCGGCCCGGCGGCGGAGACCCTCGCCCCGGGACCGGGCCAGGACCAGGAGCCGGACGGCACGGCGGCGCCGGAACCGGCCGGCGTCGCGCCCCGGCGGTACGTCCCCTGCCGCGTGGCCCTGGACGACACCCCGCCGCCGGACGAGCCCCCGGACCTGCGGGGCATCCGCGTCCTCGTGCTCGGCGGCGGCGACGCGACCGCCCGGGCGCTCCTCGCCCGGCTCGGGGAGATGGGAGCGCACGCCACCCGTTCCGACGACGCACCCGGGCCGTTGGGCGCGGTGATCCTGCTGGACGGGTCCGCCGGGGAGGGCGCCGGGCCCGTGCTGCCGGGCGCCTTCCCCCTCCTGAAGGAGCTGCTGGGACGCGGGCCCCGCCACCTGCTGTGCGTACGGTGGGCCGAGGACGGCGACCGGGCCGACGGGCTGGGCGGCTTCCTCCGTACCGCCGCCCGCGAGTATCCGGACACGGTCGCCCGCCTGGTGACCCTGCCCGGCGGGCCGGACACCGGCGGGACGGCGGCCGCGATCGTCGCGGAACTCCTCGCCCCCGACCGGGAACCCGTCGTCGTCCGCACCGACGACGGCCGGCGGTTCGGCACCGAGCCGCGGGAGGCCCCGCTGGGCCCGCTGCTCACGGACGACGCGTCCACGGCCGAGCGGGCGGCGACGGCGCTCGGGCTCGGCCCGCAGTCCGTCCTGCTGTTCGCGGGCGGGGCGCGCGGCATCGCGGCGCGCGTCGCCGTCGCCCTCGCGGCGGCCGCCCGCTGCCGGATCGAACTGCTCGGCCGCACCGCCCTGTCCGACGCCCCCGAGCCGCCCGGCATCGCGGGGGTCACCGGGCGCGCCGCCCTGCGGACCGCGCTCGCCGGGCTCGACGGGCTCCGGCCCGCGGAGATCGACCGGCAGGCCGGCCTCGTCCTGGCCCGCCGCGAGATCGAGGCGACCCTCGCCGCGATCCGCACGTCCGGCGGCGCGGCCGGATACCGCTCCGTCGACCTGCGGGACGCGGAGGCCGTCGAGCAGACGGTCAAGGAGATCCACGCCCGGCACGGACGCGTCGACGGCCTCGTGCACGCCGCCGGCGTCATCGAGGACAGACTCATCGCCGACAAGGACCCGGCCTCCTTCACCCGCGTCCACGACACCAAGGCGGAGAGCGCCCGCACGCTCTTCGCCGCGCTGCGCCGGCTCCCCGAACCTCCGTGCTTCACCGTGCTGTTCGGATCCGTCGCGGCGGTGCACGGCAACCGGGGCCAGGCGGACTACGCCGCCGCCAACGACGCCCTCGCCGCCCAGGGCCGGGCGTGGCACCGCGCCACGGGCGCGCGGACGGTGACCGTCCACTGGGGGCCGTGGGCCCCGGACGGCTCGCACGGCGGGATGGTCGGCCCGGAACTCGCCCGGGAGTACGCCCGGCGCGGCATCGGCCTGATCGACCCGAGGGAGGGAACGCTCGCCCTGCTGCGGGAGCTGACCTGGGGCGACGACGCCACGTGCGAGGTCGTCCACGCCGCTCCGGGGTGGTGA